From the genome of Corallococcus macrosporus DSM 14697:
TTGGCTTCGGCGGCACCAATGCCCACCTGGTGCTGGAGGAGTACCGCGGTCCTTCGTCAGCGCCTCGGAGGCCCGTGGCGGATGCCTCCACGCTCGTGGTGGTGGCCGCCGAGGGGCTGTTTCCGGATGGTCGAGGGCGGCCCGTCGCGGGAGTGCCGGTCGATGTGGGCACGCGCTTCGACCTGGACGCGCTCCGCTTACCGTCCACGGTGCGACTGCTGCCCGACATCTCCGAGGACATGGATGCGACGCAGCTCCTGGGGCTCGTGGCCGCGAGTTCTCTCGTCCAGAAGCTGGGCGCGTTCGACACCCTTCGCCCGGGGACGGCCATCGTGCTGGGGCTTGAAGGAAAGACGCGCCGAGGTGTCGAGGCGGTCCAGCGCGTCCTGGACTTCACGCTCCAGCGGCGCCTGCGGGAGAGGGCCCGCCGGGAGCCTGCGTCCGTCGCGGTGCTCCCCCTGGCGGAGAAGCTTCACCTGGCGGTGATGGAGGGCATTCGTCCATCGGGGCCGTACACGCTCCAGGGAATGATGCCCAACGTCACGCCTGGCCGTGTCGCGGGGGCGCTCGACGTCAAGGGGCCCAACTTCGTGGTGGATGCTGGCGCGGCGTCTTCCGCGGCGGCACTCCAGGCCGCTCGGGGCCTTCTGGAGAGCGGCTTCAAGCTCGTGCTCGTGGGCAGTACGCACATCGGGAGGCCCGGAGAGGTTCGGGGTGCCCAGCAGCCGCAGGAGGGCACGGCGCTCTTCGCCGTGACGACGGCGGAGCAGGCACGCGAGCTGGGCTTGAAGCCCTTGTGCCAGCTCCAGCTCGCCGCCCGTGGTTCTCGGGACATGAAGGCAGGCACCGACCTGCCGCCTCACTCGGCGGCGGAGAGCCTGGCATTGCTGCGCGCCGTGCAGGCCGCCGAAGTCGGTCGTGCCTCCAGCCTGCGCTTCCACCCGGATGCCGCGACGGGCGTTCGGCTGGAGGTGCAGCTCTTGCCTGCATCCGAGCGCCCCAGGGAGGCGTCGTCTCTCACGGCTGCTCCGCGAACGCATCCCGATGCCGTGACGGATGGGCGGAGTGAGCTGCCGTCTCGTCCCGCGGAGGGTAGGCGCCTTGGGGCTCCCATCGCCGAGCCACCGGCGGCGCCGGGAGCGGGCACGGCTGGAGCCGAGACGTCCGAGGCCTCCGGAGGTTTCGACCATGCCGCGCCCATTCAGTACCTGTCACCCGTGCTGGTGGCGCGTCCCCCTCGGACGACGCGGCCGTCGCACCTCAAGGGTCGGAGGGTGTTGTTCATCTCGGAGGACGCGTCACTCGCGCGCGAGCTGGCGAGCCATGCGGAGGCCCTGTGTGGACCTGGGCACCTGGTTCTCTGCGCGGGGACGGGGGGCGACGGGGAGCGTGTCCGCCACATCGACCTCTCGACCGACGCAACGGCGGAAGCCGGACTGGCCGCGCTCGGCTTCGAGCCGGAGGTCATCCTCGCGGTCAGCCGCATCGAGGCTGGGGCTCGCGAGGCCGAGGTGGTGGCGGATACGGCATCGAAGCACGGGGCGCTGGAGCTGCTCTTCTTGTCCGCGCGCCGCGCCTACGAACGGCTGGTCCGTGGCGAGGTGGAGCTTGCGAGCCTGTGCATTGGCGCGGTCGGGGCGCGCCGGTGTCTGCACCCCGTGTCGGGGCTGTTCGCGGGATTGCTCAAGTCCGTTGGACGGGAGGTGCCCGCTCGCAACGTGCGAGCGATCTCCACCACGGCCATGCCGCTCCCCGAAGCACTCCAACTGACTGAAGCCGAGCTGGGCTCGGAGGCGGAAGGTCCGCCCACCATCGAGGTCTGCTTCGAGGGCCCGGTGCGGTGCGTCCGAGTCCTTCGCGTGACGGACGTCACGGCGGAGCCGGCGAAGACGCTCGACGCGGGCTCAGTGGTCCTGCTCACGGGTGGGGGGCGAGGCGTGACGGCCGTCCTCGCGGGGGCCCTGCTCAAGCGCTACGGCTGCAAGGTGGTGCTCGTGGGCCGAAGCGACCCGGACGAGGCGCCCGAGCGGGTGCTCCAGGCCCGTGAGGAGGACCTGCCGCGGGTGGAGCGTGAGTTCTACGCGGCGGAGCTGGCCAGCAACCGGGGCGTGCGGATGCCAGAGCTGCGCAGGCGCTTCGAGCGTTTCCTGGCCGCTCGCGAGCTGAAGCTCACGCTGGCGGGCCTGGGCCGACTCCCGGGCGAGGTGCTCTACCGCGCCGCGGACGTGACGAAGGCCGCGGACGTCGACCGGGTCCTCCAGGAGATTGTCGACACGCACGGGCGGCTGGACCTGGTGGTGCATGGGGCGGGCACGCAGACGTCCAAGAAGCTGAACCGCAGGCAACTGGGTGAGCTGCGCCTGAACCTGGGCACCAAGCTGTTGGGGCTCCGGAACCTGCGGGACGTGTGTGTGAAGCGGCTCGAGCGGCCGGTGCCGTTCCACGTCCTCACTTCCGCGTTCAGCTACATCGGGAACGACGGACAGGCGGACTACGGCGCCGCGAACGAGGCGCTGGACCGGCTCTGTGCCTGGGTCAGTGACGCGAGCCAGGAGGTCCGGTGGTGCAGCGTGGGGTGGCTGGCGTGGGATGGAATCGGCATGACGCGCGGCTCGGAGTACCGCGTGCTCGGTGCCAGCCGGCATCTGCGCGGCATCCGGGCGGAGGAGGGTGAGGCGCTCTTCCTCCAGCTCGTGGACGGACGGCCCCGTCAGGCCATCAACGTCCAGCTCACGGAGAGCGAGCGGTCCTACTACGGCCTGGAGGTCGTACCCGCGGCCATCCTGCATGAACTGGTCGTGGATGCGGCCCGTGTTCCGTGCCTGGAGGACCACCTCGTGCGTGGCACCCCCACGCTTCCCGGGGCCTGGGCGTTGGACCTGATGCTGCAAGCGGCGGTGGGCAACGGGCGGCCGGAGCTGCGGACGGTGACCATCGAAGACGTCCGGTTTTCGCGCTTCATCCGCGTCAAGCCGGGCGGACGGCAACACCTGCGCGCCGAATGCACGCCCCTCATCGACGAACCCGGACGTCACGGTGTGCGGGTGCGGCTGATGGGGGACATCGTCCACGCCTCAGGCGTCGTGCTGGAGAAGGACCTCGTCTACGCGGAGGCGCGCTTCACGTTGACGGCGGAGCCTCCCACGGGGACGCCGGCCCTGGATGCGGCGGCGCCCTCGGGGCGGGCGCTGCGTGTCCATGACCCGCACTGCGCCGCGGGGGCGCCCATCGAGCTGCGGAAGATGTTCGACTGCCTGGAGGAGATTCGCCTTGAGCCGTCGGGCCGGTTCGCTCGGATGGGGCTGCCATCGGCGCCGAATCAAGCGGGGAGCTCCGTCCCCGCGCTCGTCCTGGACGCCGCCTTGCGGTTGAGCGCGATGCATGTGGATGGGGAGTCGAGCGCCGTGTTCGCCCCCATCCAGTTCCAGCGCGCGACGTTCGACAGGGGCCTGGTGGAGGCCCGAGGTGGGGCGCCGCTCCACCTCTCACTGAAGGCGCTGCCGCCGCGAGTGGATGGCGACTTGCTGGAGTGCGGAACCGTCGCGGCGCTCGATGAGGCGGGACGGCTTCGGATGTTGCTCGAGGGCGGCCTTGCGCGGCCCATGGCTTGAGACCCCTTTCCTTCGGGTGAACGCATGAGTTCTTCCAATCCGCAGGCGGGTCCCATCCCCGCCGATGACCCCAAACTGCTGCGGTCCGAGCTGCGCCGGGTCATGCCTCCGGAGTCCTTCCAGCCACAGCCCCTGCGCGGCGTCGTCGCGTTCGGGCTGGTGCCGGTGATGGTGGTGCTGATGTGGGCGGTGAGCCGCGGGCGGCTGCCCTGGTGGGCGTGTCTGCTCAGCTCGTTCGTGCTCGGGCAGATGGTGACGGCCGTGGGCCTGGCGGCACACGAGGCGTTGCACCACGCGGTGTTCCGGAGCAGGACGCTGGAGAGTCTGCTGGGCTGGGTGGGCTTCGCGCCCTTCCTGGTGACGCCCGGGAACTGGCGGGCGTGGCACGTCCAGGCGCATCACAGCGCGGCCAACGTCCTGGTACGGGACCCGGACATCCTGCCCCGGCGCAGTGAGTGGCGGACGCAGTGGTTCGCCAAGGTGTTCCACGCGATGTCCCCGGGCTCGGGGTCGCTGCTGAGCTTCGTCAGCTTCAGCTTCTTCTTCACGGCCCAGGGGCAGGCCTTTTTGTGGCACCACAGCCGGCTGCCGCAGTTCAAGCATGTGCACATGCATCGGACACGGGAGCGCATCCTCACGGTGCTGGTGGTTCTGGGCTGGGGCGCGGTGGGCTGGTGGATGGGACCGCTGGGGGCGCTCTATGCGCTCATCCTGCCGCTCCTCATCGGCAACATCACCTTGATGATCTACATCGCCACCAACCATTGGCTGCTCGCCGCGCACGAAGAATCCGACAACCCCTTCGTGAACACGGCCAGCGTGGCGACGCACCCGGTGATGGACTGGATGCACTTCAACTTCAGCCACCACCAGGAGCACCACATCTTCCCGGCGATGAGCCCGAAGTTCGCGCCGCTGCTGCGCAAGCACCTGCGTGAGCTGAACCCGGATGCATCCCAGGTGTACCCCCACCTGCATGCGCTCAAGATGCTGTACCGGCGCCCCGCGCTCTACTCCGAGGATGGGCAGACGCTCATGACGTCCAAGGGGGCGCCCGCGATTGCCACGGAGGAGCTGCGCCGCCAGCTCAAGGTGCCAGAGCCCGCTGCGGGTTGAAGGACCGGAGTGGTATGCAGTGGGGCACCATGCCTCCGTCCGAGAACGAGTCCTATCTCCTCGACTACCACCGCCGGCTCGCGGGTGTGACCGCGCGGTGGTTCTCGAAGACGCCTGTGTTTCGGGGGGACGCGCGGTTTCCCTCCACCTATGCGCTGCTTGCGGCGGAGGTTCCCCGCGAGGGGCGGCTGCGCGCAGTGCTCGACGTGGCCTGTGGTGATGGCTATCTGCTTGAGCTGCTCGCCCGGCGCGAGCACGGGCGCCCGGGACTTGTCGGCCTGGACATGAGCGAAAGTGAGCTCGCGCAGGCGGAGGCGCGTTTGGAGGGCGCCGCCACGCTGGTTCAGGGCGTGGCGCAGGCGCTCCCGTTCGAGGACACCTCTTTCGACGTCGTGCTCAGCCACCTGGCCCTGATGTTGATGGACGACTGCGAGCAGGTCCTCTCCGAGATTCGTCGCGTGCTCAAGCCCGACGGGAAGCTGTCCTGTGTCGTCGGTGGAGGCTTCGTCCCTTCGGGGACGCTCGCGGTGTTTCGTGGCCTGATGCAGTCCACCATCGCGGTGCAGCCGCGCCCACCGCTGAGCCTGGGAGACACGCGCTTCCGCTCCAACGAGGGGCTGATGGCGCTCTTCGGCCTCGCCTTCCAGCAGGTCGATGTCTTCGACCTCGAGGTCCAGGAGGTCGGTCCTCCGGAGCGCATCTGGGCCTCACTCGCCAGCACCTACGACGCCGACCAACTGCAGCCCGAGGCACGCGAAGACGTCCGGCGTGCGTTCCTCGCGGCGGTGGAGCCCATGAAGGATTCCGCTGGAAACCTCACCTGCGACTGGCGCATGCGGCAGGTGACGGCGAGCGCGCCCCGGCGCTGAGGCGTCATTTGAGGGGCCCGCGGTTGCGGGAGTCTGTGCGATGGAATGGCGCGAGCGGCAGGCTCCGGTTCGGCGCGCTGCTCCCCGTGTCCTCGGGGGACGGACTTCAGCGTCGACGCGGCATGAAAAAGGGCCCGAAGCCAGCGCCTGGCTCCGGGCCCTTCGTTATTCAATCCAAGAGGTATCAGGCCGTGGCGGAGCGCACCGCCGCGAGCAGCTCGCCGGAGTCGACGAGCTGGCTCACCGCCTCGATGTCCCGGTGCAGCTCGCGGTCCTTGTCCATGTGGGGGACCTTGGAGCGGACCAGCTCGTACGCCGCGAGGGCGCCCTTGCCGGGCTTCAGCGGCAGGCGGAAGTCCAGCGCCTGCGCCGCGACGAGGATTTCAATGGCGAGGCAGGAGCGGGCGAAGTCGCTGACCTGACGGCCCTTGAGCGCCGCCGTCATGCC
Proteins encoded in this window:
- a CDS encoding class I SAM-dependent methyltransferase, which produces MPPSENESYLLDYHRRLAGVTARWFSKTPVFRGDARFPSTYALLAAEVPREGRLRAVLDVACGDGYLLELLARREHGRPGLVGLDMSESELAQAEARLEGAATLVQGVAQALPFEDTSFDVVLSHLALMLMDDCEQVLSEIRRVLKPDGKLSCVVGGGFVPSGTLAVFRGLMQSTIAVQPRPPLSLGDTRFRSNEGLMALFGLAFQQVDVFDLEVQEVGPPERIWASLASTYDADQLQPEAREDVRRAFLAAVEPMKDSAGNLTCDWRMRQVTASAPRR
- a CDS encoding fatty acid desaturase family protein encodes the protein MSSSNPQAGPIPADDPKLLRSELRRVMPPESFQPQPLRGVVAFGLVPVMVVLMWAVSRGRLPWWACLLSSFVLGQMVTAVGLAAHEALHHAVFRSRTLESLLGWVGFAPFLVTPGNWRAWHVQAHHSAANVLVRDPDILPRRSEWRTQWFAKVFHAMSPGSGSLLSFVSFSFFFTAQGQAFLWHHSRLPQFKHVHMHRTRERILTVLVVLGWGAVGWWMGPLGALYALILPLLIGNITLMIYIATNHWLLAAHEESDNPFVNTASVATHPVMDWMHFNFSHHQEHHIFPAMSPKFAPLLRKHLRELNPDASQVYPHLHALKMLYRRPALYSEDGQTLMTSKGAPAIATEELRRQLKVPEPAAG
- a CDS encoding type I polyketide synthase, encoding MGYFAVPYDIHFDDTMAYGSHHFLTNFKFQCAGREHLLFSPDVFDVPEFRRDFDRVLLLTYEGYSRNLAPANLGDRLVVLTTLEERGEVSLRFCFRTLKSDGTPVACGFQTVLCADRTSGALCAFPQSFLRCFDSLAGIFEQAGARSFKECVQQGGSALKDVFPEPVRALAKSLLADPASLGTSRVVSTESVPVQRLAGDAGALTLPPGSTAFLFAGQGSFDPGLFLRLKALHPDLERELEGAAAACRAAGVDAEPLLAAREVDDIRRALEQTPQLDQLGIYLSGVLGARWMQRQGASPDVFVGHSFGEIAAMTAAGAIDLSTGAQVVCQRIRALEVLPDDFGTLAAVALGEADAVRAIAECGAAGLHIAGRNHARQTVVAGARGELERLRALLEGKGQGFTFVASRYPFHHPGMAPAAKDFRATLDGVPMQAPRGRVYSPIERRAYVGGQPELADALASHLVRPFDFLGTVESLTRGGCTRFVDCGSTGVLARIVQKIIPAEAGAEVSVISKLLPSEEPAPAAGPGPEGARAAEDGGIAVVSLGCMLPGGAKDPEAYWQNIRKGISGTVDPGQSRPELVTDFVGPAGTPDRTYTLLTGQVRDEDLVPPPGVEPGRFRQYVREQKLLAIALAQAMQGLKSVASDSPGRVQCLLGSTAEGSAEYDAALSVEAGEALLCARGERVQDVSSLASAAREALGVEAISSDLAPHPTLQAVVTDVVGQGVATTLLDAACASSLYAMALGMKALERGDADLVLAGGVFSPGPGNSCLFSQFNGLSATGSRPFDARADGVIFGEGAGVVGLMRLKDAVAAGHRVHAVIRGAGLSSDGRSSSANVPRSEGQVAAMEACYAGARVDPASVQYIEAHGTATPAGDATELKSIARVFGGKRSGVQLASVKALIGHVGWAAGAASVIKLCKALEHRRFPVQSNFEAPGAALRAMGPGFEVNTREQPWPENGELPRRAATNGFGFGGTNAHLVLEEYRGPSSAPRRPVADASTLVVVAAEGLFPDGRGRPVAGVPVDVGTRFDLDALRLPSTVRLLPDISEDMDATQLLGLVAASSLVQKLGAFDTLRPGTAIVLGLEGKTRRGVEAVQRVLDFTLQRRLRERARREPASVAVLPLAEKLHLAVMEGIRPSGPYTLQGMMPNVTPGRVAGALDVKGPNFVVDAGAASSAAALQAARGLLESGFKLVLVGSTHIGRPGEVRGAQQPQEGTALFAVTTAEQARELGLKPLCQLQLAARGSRDMKAGTDLPPHSAAESLALLRAVQAAEVGRASSLRFHPDAATGVRLEVQLLPASERPREASSLTAAPRTHPDAVTDGRSELPSRPAEGRRLGAPIAEPPAAPGAGTAGAETSEASGGFDHAAPIQYLSPVLVARPPRTTRPSHLKGRRVLFISEDASLARELASHAEALCGPGHLVLCAGTGGDGERVRHIDLSTDATAEAGLAALGFEPEVILAVSRIEAGAREAEVVADTASKHGALELLFLSARRAYERLVRGEVELASLCIGAVGARRCLHPVSGLFAGLLKSVGREVPARNVRAISTTAMPLPEALQLTEAELGSEAEGPPTIEVCFEGPVRCVRVLRVTDVTAEPAKTLDAGSVVLLTGGGRGVTAVLAGALLKRYGCKVVLVGRSDPDEAPERVLQAREEDLPRVEREFYAAELASNRGVRMPELRRRFERFLAARELKLTLAGLGRLPGEVLYRAADVTKAADVDRVLQEIVDTHGRLDLVVHGAGTQTSKKLNRRQLGELRLNLGTKLLGLRNLRDVCVKRLERPVPFHVLTSAFSYIGNDGQADYGAANEALDRLCAWVSDASQEVRWCSVGWLAWDGIGMTRGSEYRVLGASRHLRGIRAEEGEALFLQLVDGRPRQAINVQLTESERSYYGLEVVPAAILHELVVDAARVPCLEDHLVRGTPTLPGAWALDLMLQAAVGNGRPELRTVTIEDVRFSRFIRVKPGGRQHLRAECTPLIDEPGRHGVRVRLMGDIVHASGVVLEKDLVYAEARFTLTAEPPTGTPALDAAAPSGRALRVHDPHCAAGAPIELRKMFDCLEEIRLEPSGRFARMGLPSAPNQAGSSVPALVLDAALRLSAMHVDGESSAVFAPIQFQRATFDRGLVEARGGAPLHLSLKALPPRVDGDLLECGTVAALDEAGRLRMLLEGGLARPMA